A segment of the Aridibaculum aurantiacum genome:
ACAGGGAAATTGGTGTCTTCAAGATCCGCAATCAGGTCTCCTAATTGTTGATCGTATTCTTTATTCAAAACAAACCCGAAACTTCCTTCCTGTTGGTGTTCGCAAAGAAAGATCACAGTCCTCATAAAGTTGGGGTCTTTAAGGAATGGATCGGCGATGAGTATTTTTCCTGGTGTTATATCGGCCATAAGCCAAGTTAAGGTGATTTATTTTTTTTGAAAACTATTTGCACGTTTAATCTTGCAATGTCAATGCCGCGTTAAAAGAAACTATGCTGATGAAGCTTCATTTGAAGCTGCAGGCATCGCTCCTATATTTGTTCGATGAAAAGAATTTTCCCTGTCATTGTTTCGCTCATAACAATTTCTTTGCTGGGCATCATATTCGTGCAGGTAAGTTGGATCAGGAACATGGTAGAGCTAAGGCAGGACCAGATGGTAAAACGTGTGGAAGATGCCGGGGCTGAAGTGGCAGCGGAATTAAGCAGTAAAGCATCGACAGGTGCAGGAATGAAATTATCCAGGAAGTCGATGCTGCGGTTGGTGCCAGACGATTTTAACATCAACCTCATCAAACCACCCACGATCTCTCAATATTACACGCAGTACGAAATACAGGAAAAACTACAGGATGCTTTCGAGAAACGTGATCTGAGAAAGATAAAGTTCGAATTTGCCATCAGCAGCAATTCTACGCTGTACAACCTGGAGATGCAATCGAAGAACTTCGTTAGCGAGGCACAGGACGAGGAGAATAATAAAACAAAAATCATAGCAATACTGCCTGAGAGCGGCAGCCAGATGGAAGGCCTGGTTCCCTATGAGCACCTGATACTTATAGTACCTGATTTCAACAAGCAAGTTTGGGGTTCACTAAAGTGGATATTGATAGCTGCTGTATTATTTACACTCATCATTATTGCAGCATTTGCACTTACTGTACGCACCTTGTTACGCCAGAAAAAGCTGAGTGAGATAAAGAGTGATTTCATCAATAATATGACGCATGAGTTCAAAACTCCTTTAGCAACCATTTCGCTGGCAGTAGATGCGCTACGAAACGAGAGGGTGCAGCAGGATGTGGAGAAGATGCAATATTTCAGCGGTATTATTAAGGAAGAGAACAAACGCATGAACAAGCACGTAGAGACCATTTTGCAGGCGGCGCTGCTGGATAAGCAGGAGCTGAAGCTGGAGATGAAAAAGGTAAGTGCTACACAACTTGTACAAAGTGCGCTAAAAAATCACCAGCTACAGATACAGGACAGGGACGGAAGGGTAGAGCTGAACTTCAATGCTACAAAAGATAGTATAGTAGCTGATGAGAACCACTTCACCAATATGATCTCGAACTTGTTTGATAACGCGATAAAGTACTCGAAGGAGAACCTTATGATACGCGTTACCACTTTCAATCACGGCAAGAACCTATGCATTAAAATAGAAGATAATGGTATAGGTATGAATAAAGAAACGGTAAAGCGCATATTTGAAAAATTTTACCGTGCTCATACCGGCAATATCCATAACGTAAAAGGCTTCGGCCTTGGAATGAGTTATGTACGTACCGTTATAGAAGTACATAAAGGCAAGATAAAAGTAGATAGTACCTTGGGTAAAGGAAGCTGCTTTACGGTAGAGGTTCCGCTGGCAGACTGATAATTTTTGATTTTAGATTGGGGATTGAAGATTGGGGGTGATGGGTTGGTTACTGGTTCCTGGTTTCTTGTTCCTCGTTTCTGGTTCTTGATTACTAGCTTCTAATCACCAGTCTCTTATCACTAATCACTTGCCTCCATCCAGCCTCCAGCCCCCACTCACTTCCACAACAAGCACCCATCGCCATAACTTAAAAAACGGAAATCATTATCAAGAGCATGCTGGTAAATATTCTTCCATTCATCACCTATAATGGCTGCTACCAACAGCAGCAGGGTAGAGTTAGGCTGGTGGAAATTGGTAATGATGCCTTTAGCGACACGCAGATCATATCCGGGCGCTATCAATATCTGTGTTTTAGTTACCAGCCTTTGCATATCGTTACTTACCATCCAATCTAGTAGAGCTTGTAGCGCTGCTTTAGGTGCAACATCATCTTTTATCTCATAAGGGTCCCACTGGTGTATAACAATGTCTTCTATAGAAAGAGAAGGTTGCTGCAGCAGTTTTACTCCCATCCAATACAAACTTTCAATGGTCCGCAATGAAGTGGTGCCTACAGCAACAATTATAGCCTCAGCTTTGGCAATAAGTTGCCGTAGTGTCTCCTGGTTTACATCTATGAATTCAGCATGCATCTCATGCTCATCCATAGTGGCAGCCTTCACAGGCTTAAATGTGCCTGCACCCACGTGCAGCGTCACATATGCCGGTTGAATATTTTTATTACGCAAACGTTCAAAAACCTTATTAGTAAAATGCAAACCTGCTGTAGGTGCTGCAACAGAACCATCGTTTTTTGCATAAATAGTCTGGTAGCGTTCTTTGTCTTTTTCTTCTACATCGCGGTGCAGGTAGGGCGGCAGCGGGATCATTCCGGCCAGGTGCAACATTTCAGCAAAAGATAGCTCTACAGGCTGCCACTCAAGCTCTATTACAAAACAATCAGAAAGTCTTTCTGCAATAGCGGCCACAAGTACAATCTCGCCTTCCGCTGACTGAATCCGTTTTTCAAGCTTCATTCCGTGCTTCCACTTGCTGGCGCCACCTATCAAGCACTTATAATAAACCTTTCCCTGTTGCAGCATTACCGTTGTTATATCGGGATAACGGTCATCCGGCTCCAGGCAAAACACCTCGATTTGTGCTCCTGTGGATTTCTGAAACATCAGCCTTGCCTCCACCACTTTGGTGTTGTTAAACACCAACAAAGCATCCTCCGGCAGGTGATCTGCTATGTTTGCATATACATCCTCCACCGTTTTCCCACTTTTAAACACCAATAACTTGCTTTTGTCGCGTTCGGGCAGTGGATGCTTCGCAATTCTGTCATCAGGTAGTTCGTACGTAAAATCTGATATGGAGAGATCTTTAGGATGCATTTGGCGGCAAATATAGCCGTGGAAGGGAAAATTTAAGCCTGTTTTACCCGTTCCGGACCCATGTCTGTGGCAGAAAGTGGTAAACTTACAAGCGTATCCACCTTTTTAGGTTTAGATGCAGCTCCCCAACCAGTTTCCGTAGAAAATGCTTCATTGAAGCTTCATTATCAGCTGCTTTCACACGTTATCCACCGCTATTCACATCCAGTTCACAATTTCTACCGTTTAATATCCCCAAAATCAAGCCCATGGCGGCTTTGAGCATAGTGGTGCGTGTGGATAAAAAGAAACATCCATTAATTACTAACAAAGTGGGAAAATGTGTTATTTTGTGTCAAATAGTGGAAAATCCTTCTCCGATATCACAGTTGACAGGCGAGTTTGAAGCCACCGTTGATGCGAAGAGTCGTTTTCTTCTTCCGGCAGGCTTGAAAAAGCAATTGCCTGAAGGCGAAA
Coding sequences within it:
- a CDS encoding sensor histidine kinase — protein: MKRIFPVIVSLITISLLGIIFVQVSWIRNMVELRQDQMVKRVEDAGAEVAAELSSKASTGAGMKLSRKSMLRLVPDDFNINLIKPPTISQYYTQYEIQEKLQDAFEKRDLRKIKFEFAISSNSTLYNLEMQSKNFVSEAQDEENNKTKIIAILPESGSQMEGLVPYEHLILIVPDFNKQVWGSLKWILIAAVLFTLIIIAAFALTVRTLLRQKKLSEIKSDFINNMTHEFKTPLATISLAVDALRNERVQQDVEKMQYFSGIIKEENKRMNKHVETILQAALLDKQELKLEMKKVSATQLVQSALKNHQLQIQDRDGRVELNFNATKDSIVADENHFTNMISNLFDNAIKYSKENLMIRVTTFNHGKNLCIKIEDNGIGMNKETVKRIFEKFYRAHTGNIHNVKGFGLGMSYVRTVIEVHKGKIKVDSTLGKGSCFTVEVPLAD
- a CDS encoding S-adenosylmethionine:tRNA ribosyltransferase-isomerase, which gives rise to MHPKDLSISDFTYELPDDRIAKHPLPERDKSKLLVFKSGKTVEDVYANIADHLPEDALLVFNNTKVVEARLMFQKSTGAQIEVFCLEPDDRYPDITTVMLQQGKVYYKCLIGGASKWKHGMKLEKRIQSAEGEIVLVAAIAERLSDCFVIELEWQPVELSFAEMLHLAGMIPLPPYLHRDVEEKDKERYQTIYAKNDGSVAAPTAGLHFTNKVFERLRNKNIQPAYVTLHVGAGTFKPVKAATMDEHEMHAEFIDVNQETLRQLIAKAEAIIVAVGTTSLRTIESLYWMGVKLLQQPSLSIEDIVIHQWDPYEIKDDVAPKAALQALLDWMVSNDMQRLVTKTQILIAPGYDLRVAKGIITNFHQPNSTLLLLVAAIIGDEWKNIYQHALDNDFRFLSYGDGCLLWK